In Dolichospermum flos-aquae CCAP 1403/13F, the following proteins share a genomic window:
- the bchH gene encoding magnesium chelatase subunit H: MKRIVLIAGFESFNADLYRKAADLANSRCPELDIRVFSDRNITTNSTEVAAALKNADVFFGSLLFDYDQVVWLRERVANIPIRLIFESALELMSLTKIGAFAIGDKPAGMPKPIKFILDKFSNGKEEDKLAGYISFLKIGPKLLKFIPVQKVQDLRNWLIIYGYWNAGGSENVASLFWTIAEKYLDLKVGDIPPPMETPDMGLLHPDYQGFFTSPKAYLEWYQRRSQESGVRSQEKERNKITQSPIIGILLYRKHVITKLPYIPQLIRYFEKAGLTPLPIFINGVEGHVAVRDWMTSDYETQERQRGKIATLSLSAESVKIDAIVSTIGFPLVGGPAGSMEAGRQVEVAKRILTAKNVPYIVAAPLLIQDIHSWTRQGVGGLQSVVLYALPELDGAIDTIPLGGLVGEQIYLVPERIQRLTNRVKSWISLRQKPISQRKIAIILYGFPPGYGAVGTAALLNVPRSLIKLLHALKAQGYTVGEIPEDGEELIRQIKAADEINPLGENNIKDITTVNARTLEKWLGYLFTSRIEKQWKYLTGSGIKTYGDEFNIGGVQLGNVWIGVQPPLGIQGDPMRLMFERDLTPHPQYAAYYKWLQNDFQADAIVHFGMHGTVEWLPGSPLGNTGYSWSDILLGNLPNLYIYAANNPSESILAKRRGYGVLISHNVPPYGRAGLYKELVNIRDLIAEYREDPEKNYLLKEGICKKIVDTGLEVDCPFDDAKRLGIPFTPENVRMFSNHAFDHYLVKLYEYLQVLENRLFSSGLHTLGEAPNQEELTGYLDAYFGNEPQRHREHREEEEITRLLNQSTDELTNLLRGLNGEFIPPAPGGDLLRDGAGVLPTGRNIHALDPYRMPSPAAFARGKEIAKKIISQSLDENKKYPETVAVLLWGLDAIKTKGESLGILLELVGAEPVKEGTGRIVRYDLKPLADVGHPRIDVLANLSGIFRDSFVNIIELLDDLFQRAAEIDELEEMNFIRKHALILKAQGVENSSARLFSNPSGDFGSLVNDRVVDGNWESGEELGDTWESRNVFSYGRNDKGQARPEILQTLLKTSDRIVQEIDSVEYGLTDIQEYYANTGGLKKAAEKQSGKKVQASFVESFSKDTTPRNLDDLLRMEYRTKLLNPKWADAMANQGSGGAFEISQRMTALIGWGGTADFQDDWVYDQAAETYALDPEMAEKLRKANPEAFRNIVGRMLEASGRGLWQADGDKLDKLRKLYDLTDEELEGVT, from the coding sequence ATGAAACGCATTGTCTTGATTGCTGGGTTTGAATCGTTTAACGCGGACTTGTACCGAAAAGCGGCTGATTTGGCTAATTCCCGGTGTCCAGAGTTGGATATTCGAGTATTTAGCGATCGCAATATTACCACCAATAGCACGGAAGTAGCAGCGGCACTTAAAAACGCAGATGTATTCTTTGGTAGCTTACTCTTTGATTATGACCAAGTTGTATGGTTGCGGGAGCGTGTCGCTAACATCCCTATCCGGCTCATTTTCGAGTCAGCACTGGAATTAATGAGTTTAACCAAAATAGGAGCATTTGCGATTGGTGACAAACCCGCAGGAATGCCCAAACCCATTAAATTCATCCTGGACAAATTCAGCAACGGTAAAGAAGAAGACAAACTTGCCGGTTATATCAGTTTCCTGAAAATCGGACCAAAGTTATTAAAATTCATCCCCGTCCAAAAAGTCCAAGACCTTCGTAACTGGTTAATTATCTATGGTTACTGGAACGCCGGCGGTTCAGAAAACGTCGCTTCCCTATTTTGGACAATTGCGGAAAAATACTTAGATTTAAAAGTTGGAGATATACCCCCACCCATGGAAACCCCCGATATGGGGTTATTACATCCTGATTATCAAGGATTTTTTACATCACCCAAAGCATACTTAGAATGGTATCAAAGAAGGAGTCAGGAGTCAGGAGTCAGGAGTCAGGAGAAAGAAAGGAATAAAATTACCCAGTCCCCAATTATCGGTATTTTACTTTACCGAAAGCACGTCATCACCAAATTGCCCTATATTCCCCAACTAATCCGCTATTTTGAAAAAGCGGGTTTGACTCCCTTACCCATCTTTATCAACGGTGTAGAGGGACACGTAGCCGTCAGAGATTGGATGACCAGCGACTACGAAACCCAAGAACGTCAAAGAGGTAAAATTGCAACCCTTTCCCTTTCCGCAGAATCGGTAAAAATTGATGCCATAGTTTCTACCATTGGTTTTCCCCTGGTTGGTGGTCCGGCTGGTTCAATGGAGGCCGGAAGACAGGTGGAAGTAGCTAAACGCATTCTCACAGCTAAAAATGTCCCGTATATCGTCGCTGCACCCTTATTAATTCAAGATATTCATTCTTGGACAAGGCAAGGCGTAGGCGGTCTGCAAAGTGTTGTCTTATATGCTTTACCAGAATTAGACGGCGCAATTGATACAATTCCTCTCGGTGGATTAGTGGGGGAACAAATTTATTTAGTTCCTGAACGAATACAGCGATTAACTAATAGAGTTAAAAGCTGGATTTCCCTGCGCCAAAAACCTATTTCTCAACGGAAAATTGCCATTATTTTATATGGTTTTCCCCCTGGTTATGGTGCTGTAGGAACTGCTGCATTATTAAACGTTCCTCGCAGTTTAATTAAATTACTTCATGCACTGAAAGCACAGGGTTATACAGTTGGTGAAATTCCCGAAGATGGTGAAGAATTAATTCGCCAAATTAAAGCAGCAGATGAAATTAATCCCCTGGGAGAAAATAACATAAAAGACATCACAACTGTTAATGCTAGAACATTAGAAAAATGGTTAGGCTATCTTTTTACATCTCGCATTGAAAAACAATGGAAATATCTGACTGGTAGCGGCATTAAAACCTATGGAGACGAGTTTAATATTGGTGGTGTACAATTAGGAAATGTGTGGATAGGTGTCCAGCCACCTTTGGGAATTCAAGGAGATCCCATGCGGTTAATGTTTGAAAGAGATCTAACCCCCCATCCTCAATATGCAGCTTATTATAAATGGTTACAAAACGATTTTCAAGCTGATGCTATTGTTCATTTTGGAATGCACGGAACTGTTGAATGGTTGCCAGGTTCACCATTAGGAAATACTGGTTATTCTTGGTCTGATATTCTCTTAGGAAATCTGCCCAATCTCTACATTTATGCCGCAAATAATCCTTCAGAATCAATTTTAGCCAAACGTCGCGGTTATGGCGTGTTAATTTCTCACAATGTCCCTCCCTATGGACGCGCTGGTTTGTATAAGGAATTGGTAAATATCCGCGATTTAATTGCAGAATATCGAGAAGATCCAGAAAAGAATTATCTGTTAAAAGAAGGCATTTGTAAAAAGATAGTTGATACTGGTTTGGAGGTGGATTGTCCTTTTGATGATGCGAAAAGGTTGGGTATTCCCTTTACGCCGGAAAATGTGAGGATGTTTAGTAATCACGCTTTTGATCATTATTTGGTGAAGTTGTATGAGTATCTCCAAGTTCTCGAAAATCGTCTTTTTTCTTCTGGTTTACATACTTTAGGTGAAGCACCAAATCAGGAGGAGTTAACTGGTTATTTGGATGCTTATTTTGGAAACGAACCACAGAGGCACAGAGAACACAGAGAGGAGGAGGAAATTACAAGGTTATTAAATCAATCTACTGATGAGTTAACTAATCTTTTAAGGGGTTTAAATGGTGAGTTTATTCCTCCTGCACCTGGTGGGGATTTGTTAAGGGATGGTGCTGGGGTGTTACCTACGGGTAGGAATATTCATGCTTTAGATCCTTATAGAATGCCTTCTCCTGCTGCTTTTGCACGGGGTAAGGAAATTGCTAAGAAAATTATTTCTCAGTCTTTAGATGAAAATAAGAAATATCCCGAAACTGTAGCAGTTTTATTATGGGGTTTGGATGCTATTAAGACTAAGGGTGAATCTTTGGGAATTCTCTTGGAATTGGTGGGTGCTGAACCTGTAAAGGAGGGAACTGGACGCATTGTTAGATATGATTTAAAACCTCTTGCTGATGTTGGACATCCGCGCATTGATGTGTTAGCAAATCTATCGGGTATTTTCCGGGATAGTTTTGTGAATATCATTGAATTGTTAGATGATTTATTTCAACGGGCTGCGGAAATTGATGAACTGGAGGAAATGAATTTTATTAGAAAACACGCTTTGATTTTAAAAGCCCAAGGTGTGGAAAATTCTTCCGCAAGATTGTTTTCTAATCCCTCTGGTGATTTTGGTTCTTTGGTTAATGATAGAGTTGTTGATGGTAATTGGGAATCTGGAGAAGAGTTGGGGGATACTTGGGAAAGTCGCAATGTTTTTAGTTATGGTAGAAATGATAAAGGACAAGCTAGACCAGAAATATTGCAGACATTATTAAAAACTAGCGATCGCATTGTTCAAGAAATAGATTCGGTAGAATATGGTTTAACTGATATTCAGGAATATTATGCCAATACGGGAGGTTTGAAAAAAGCTGCCGAAAAGCAAAGTGGAAAAAAAGTACAGGCCAGTTTTGTCGAAAGTTTTTCTAAAGACACCACACCCCGCAATTTAGATGATTTATTGCGAATGGAATACCGAACTAAGTTATTAAATCCCAAATGGGCTGACGCAATGGCTAATCAAGGTTCTGGTGGTGCTTTTGAAATTTCCCAACGCATGACGGCTTTAATTGGTTGGGGTGGTACTGCTGATTTTCAAGATGATTGGGTTTATGATCAAGCCGCAGAAACTTATGCTTTAGATCCAGAAATGGCGGAAAAATTACGCAAGGCCAATCCTGAAGCTTTTAGAAATATTGTGGGGAGAATGTTGGAAGCATCGGGACGCGGTTTATGGCAAGCTGATGGAGATAAGTTGGATAAGTTGCGAAAGTTATATGATTTGACTGATGAGGAATTGGAAGGAGTGACCTAA
- a CDS encoding N-acetylmuramoyl-L-alanine amidase yields MKFGIDIGHNCPPDSGAEGIKSENKLTMEVGNKVIAKLENLGHTVIACKPNSARTVNQSLGSRCEKANSNRVDIFVSIHFNAFNGQANGTEVFAISDAGKKVAQKVLDEIVKLGFFNRGVKSGSHLYVLRRTNMPGILIECCFIDSAKDIQLYDGETMANAIVAGLTGKVANTPVNPVPGVSIPIAVPVPNASVNTVIDEEQNKDKSILRLQQALNRLKITDKNNQPLVEDNGMGQATSSATEKFQRIVGVLPTGIAGNTTWDAINQILAKRVVQGTHTSGVIIRYLQYRVGADPDGIYGPQTQAAIKKFQQQNGLTADGIIGAITWQKLVG; encoded by the coding sequence ATGAAATTCGGTATTGATATTGGTCACAATTGCCCTCCTGATAGTGGTGCAGAGGGAATTAAATCCGAAAATAAGTTAACAATGGAAGTGGGTAATAAGGTTATAGCTAAATTAGAAAATTTAGGACATACAGTAATTGCCTGTAAACCGAATAGTGCCAGGACAGTAAATCAATCTTTAGGTAGCCGGTGCGAAAAAGCCAATAGTAACCGAGTAGATATTTTTGTATCTATTCATTTTAATGCTTTTAATGGACAAGCTAATGGAACAGAAGTATTTGCTATTAGCGACGCTGGCAAAAAAGTTGCCCAAAAAGTATTAGATGAAATTGTCAAATTGGGCTTTTTTAATCGTGGTGTTAAAAGTGGCTCACATTTGTATGTTCTCAGAAGAACAAATATGCCAGGAATTCTTATAGAATGTTGCTTCATTGATTCTGCCAAAGATATACAACTATATGATGGTGAAACAATGGCTAATGCCATAGTTGCCGGCTTAACAGGTAAAGTAGCAAATACTCCTGTAAATCCTGTTCCTGGTGTGTCTATTCCTATTGCTGTTCCTGTTCCTAATGCTTCTGTAAATACTGTTATAGATGAAGAACAGAATAAAGATAAGAGCATTCTCAGACTACAACAAGCTTTAAATCGGCTGAAAATTACTGATAAAAATAATCAGCCCCTAGTCGAAGATAATGGCATGGGACAAGCTACATCTTCCGCAACGGAAAAATTTCAGAGAATTGTGGGAGTTTTACCCACAGGAATAGCAGGTAATACTACTTGGGATGCTATCAATCAAATATTAGCTAAACGAGTTGTGCAAGGGACTCATACTAGTGGTGTAATTATCAGATATTTACAATATCGTGTCGGTGCTGATCCTGATGGTATCTATGGTCCACAAACACAAGCAGCAATCAAGAAATTTCAACAACAAAACGGTTTAACTGCTGATGGTATTATTGGGGCAATTACTTGGCAGAAATTGGTAGGTTAG
- a CDS encoding DUF2085 domain-containing protein, with product MERVVLLRGLQVNWVSFFADFLLAGMVFGPPIAPFLAASAVFLLPGIADIIYFMGNHVCPQPTMGLELSPPFIMAVCMRCYGTVTGLLITRILYGLTNGKGGFWLSQYGWTGAAFASVLMMAYPLELAAQIFGLWDFDNYIVTPFGLITGLAWGLFAMPILHFRR from the coding sequence ATGGAAAGGGTAGTTTTGTTAAGAGGGTTACAAGTTAATTGGGTGAGTTTTTTTGCGGATTTCCTATTAGCTGGGATGGTTTTTGGTCCCCCTATTGCACCTTTTTTGGCTGCTTCTGCTGTGTTTTTACTTCCGGGGATTGCGGACATTATTTACTTTATGGGTAATCATGTATGTCCGCAGCCTACTATGGGTTTGGAGTTATCTCCACCTTTTATTATGGCGGTTTGTATGCGCTGTTATGGAACGGTAACGGGATTATTAATTACGCGAATTTTGTATGGTTTAACTAATGGCAAAGGCGGTTTTTGGTTAAGTCAATATGGTTGGACTGGTGCGGCTTTTGCTAGTGTATTAATGATGGCTTATCCGTTGGAATTAGCAGCGCAGATTTTCGGTTTATGGGATTTTGATAATTATATTGTTACCCCTTTTGGTTTGATTACGGGTTTGGCTTGGGGTTTATTTGCTATGCCAATTTTGCATTTTCGCAGATAG
- a CDS encoding Uma2 family endonuclease: MSETLADIAIPPQFPDHTQLPESDGTFVKNFQEHPQSIIITDSIIQTLQKLHPDGQFCIGQDCGIYWRETEPPEKGTVAPDWFYVPDVAPQLAGKIRRSYVLWREYIPPLIAIELASGNGEEERDTTPLPGLKEGEKPGKFWVYERIIRIPYYAIYEVNNSKLEVYHLVDFSYQKMQPNERGHYPIAPLAVELGLWQGSYLNNPEQLWLRWWDLDGNLLLVGQEEAQLQKLRAEKAEVKAAQLAARLRAMGIDPNDDL; encoded by the coding sequence ATGAGTGAAACCCTGGCTGATATTGCTATACCACCGCAGTTTCCTGATCATACTCAACTACCAGAGTCTGATGGTACTTTCGTGAAAAACTTTCAAGAACATCCTCAAAGTATAATTATCACAGATTCAATAATTCAAACTTTACAAAAGTTACATCCTGATGGACAATTTTGTATAGGTCAAGATTGTGGTATTTATTGGCGAGAAACAGAACCACCAGAAAAAGGTACAGTAGCACCAGATTGGTTTTATGTCCCTGATGTAGCACCACAATTAGCAGGTAAAATTCGTCGTTCCTATGTATTATGGCGGGAATATATTCCTCCATTAATTGCTATAGAATTAGCTAGTGGTAATGGTGAAGAAGAAAGAGATACAACTCCTCTACCGGGTTTAAAAGAAGGTGAAAAACCTGGTAAATTCTGGGTATACGAGCGCATTATCCGCATTCCCTACTATGCTATTTATGAAGTGAATAATAGCAAATTAGAAGTTTATCATTTGGTTGATTTTTCTTACCAAAAAATGCAGCCTAACGAACGCGGACATTATCCTATTGCGCCATTAGCTGTAGAATTGGGACTATGGCAAGGAAGTTACTTAAATAATCCTGAACAACTTTGGCTACGCTGGTGGGATTTAGATGGTAATTTGTTATTGGTAGGTCAGGAAGAAGCTCAATTACAAAAATTAAGGGCTGAAAAAGCAGAAGTTAAAGCTGCACAATTAGCAGCACGTTTACGGGCAATGGGGATAGATCCAAATGATGATTTATAA